In Methanococcoides sp. LMO-2, the genomic stretch ATGTTGTCTTCAGACGTAGCACCATTACTATAAACCAGTGCATGATCGAACTCATGTCCTTCCGGAATGTATGAAGGCAAAAGTATTTCAAAACCGACAATATCTTTTGCTTCATCTAATGTTAGCTCTTCCGGCTCTTCCGGAATTGGAATGTCATCATCTTGATCAGTGACTTGTATCAACCAATCCGAACTTTCAAATTCATCATTCTTCTGCTTCTCGAAATCATCAAGTTTCTGTTGCACTTGCTCTTCAATCTCTTCTTCCGGGAACTGCTCATCAACACATCCCATTGAGAAAAATGCAGAACACAGCAAGAGCAACACAAGTATATTTTTAATCCTTGTCAATTATTTCATCCTCCAATTTATTGATATAATCAAGCCTATGGAATTTCTACACCGAACCCCCGGAAAATTGCCAGGAAGAACAAGTAAGATCATTTTTCCAATGACTTGTGATTTTGACCAATTTTATGCCATCCTTGACATTTATGATCAAAACACAATAAGCTGAAACGGTATTTTGAATTCGCCTGAAACATGTTGCAGCAATGCGAAATTTGATTGTTGGAGAGCGATACAGTATATAAAGAAAGATTTTTTTACCAAAAACATCATCGAAGACAGCAGAATAATCCGACAATTTATTCACTGTTTCAAACAACATTACATTTTGATGGATCTCAAGAAGCGGATCTAATATTCAGATACTAAAAACAGAAGCTAACAAGTGTGTAAAATATCTTTATTTTTGTACGAAATAAGTCATAGATAAGTATTAGAAAAGAACAAAAATGCAAGAACCAGATCTTTCGAGTTAACTTAGCAGGGCAACTAACAAGACAAAGTGACCGAATTAAAAAACAAAACGCTCCAGCATATTAAAGGCAAAAGTTTCACAATAATGAAACGTGTTTCAGCAATCAATAAGCCCCGAAAAAGATCATTATACATCAAATATAGAGATTTTGAAGAAACAGTATCAAATGACTCTCAAATTATTATAGTCCACAAATCGCCGTATTAAGAGGAATAAAAGGTATTCAATCTATTTGCTCAAGCATCTCAATGATTACAGGAAAACTTCGTGTAACTTCAGAAACAATAAAGGAATAGCAAATTTATCCATATTTCATACAACATCCATCCCGAATTCAAGTTTATCCACAAGCCCTGCATCATGTCCAATGTTTTCGAACATGACTTTAAGAACAACTCTCCCATCTTCAAGTGAGAAGCTATCGTGCCCGGGGTTAATTTCCACATTCAATCTGCCCATGTCATCGATCATGATCACATATTCAGTATTTCCCGCATTGTGAGTTATTTTTGCGTACCCTGTATGAACATAGAGACTTCCGGCTGACCTGGATCCATAAGGTAGAGATGAATTGTAAAAATCGACTACATAATAGCCGCTTCCAAGAGGATTGGAATTTAGATCCCCTCTTTCGTTCAGGTGACCAACGATCGCCCCAATATCAGGTTGATGTGGGATGAACATTGGTTCATATGCTATTATGTCATCCTCCAAACCGGCATTTCTCTTGTTGGTATCCATGATATTTTCACCGAACTTTTCGGCATATTTACCAGCCTCCTCATCCGATATATTGAACGACAGTTTTATCGTATCAGCAACATAGTCCTGCGGATAAGTACTGTTACTTCGGGGAAGCGAATACCAGCCCATGTTAGTAAATTCCTGCTCAGCAAAGAGTACAAAAAACTCAGGATTGTCATCATCGGTCATTTTTTTATCAGCCGGGACCAGTACTTTCATGCTGTTAATAACATATTCCGTGTTGAACTGCGAGTTCAACAACTCAACATTTGTAGAAGTTACACCACCTCCCGGAAAAACCTCTTCAACAGAATAGTGTTGTGAAGCCTGTGTTTTCACATCCGCAATGGTCAGGTTATTTGCTTCGAATTTGACATCAATAACTGATGAATCATAATTCACTACTCCCGTATCAAAGCATCCGGCAGTAAGTATGGTGCAAAGTATAATAGCTCCAGTAACAAGATTCAGACGATTCATAATAGTTGTCCCTTAGAGTTCATCATATCATGTTACCTAACATTTTATCTAAAGTTTATTGTTTCATTATGTTAAACTAATTTGCTGTACTCACGCAGTCGCAAAGCTGATCCTATAATATTCATTCCCCACCTTAATTTCATAGGATCCCTTTTCTTCAAGGAACTCAATCGTTTGCCTCCATTCACCGGGACTTGCTTTCACATATCTCTGGGTTTCGATGGTTTCCTTCAGGGCAGGGTAGTCGTTCAGCTCCTCTTCCGTTATAGTGACAAAATCCTCAGGAGTATAGTCTAACAGGTCAGCACTTATCGATTTAGAATTCATATGCCCATATGCACTCCATGCAAAAAAACCTGCAGAGATCAGAAGTAAAGCCACAAAAGATATTACGAATGCATTTACGACAAAAACACTGGATCTTTCCTTGCTGAACAGTATCCCGATACCGAATAGTATCCCGTAGATAAGAAGCATCAAATAGATGTTCTGAGGTGGATGGAAACCTCTGAGAACATAACCACTGAGATAGAACGTGAAAATTCCAATGAAGAAGAAAAATATGTATTTCTTTTGTATATCAGTTAAATTGTCCATCATCTTACAATTCTCCAAAAGATTCCCTTACAAAAAATATTGATGCTACCAGAAGTACAAAGCCGATACCAAAAGCTGTCCAGCTAAGAAGCGGTCCAAAAAGATATTCCTGGTAAAAGATGTTTGATGTCAGCATTTGTCCAATGGAAGCCAGAAATAGATTTGCACCAACGACTGCACATACAAATGCATATAGTATGTAATTCAGCTGTATTTTACCAGGATTATTCATAAGGTCATCATTCTACTTTTTTTAATAATTATAACGATAAATTTGGTATTAATTGTTTATGTCCATTTCATCGAACTGAAAGGTAACAAAGTCCGATGAAATAGACATAAAAAACAACTTAATCAGATCAGACCATGGATTCCGCCACTTTCACGATCTCATCTTTATCCTCCATCCCAAGTATGCTCAGTTCAATATCCCCTGTTGTCCATCTTAAGAGATTGGTTTGAACAAAAGCCACAAATTCCCCCTCGGAACCATTGATATCAACTGTTTCCGCATCATCTAAGTCAGATATATCCGAAGAACCGGTTTCATAGACCACTTCTGATATACGGATACAGTCATCTCCCTTATTGTATACCAATGTGACCTTTTCAAAAATATCTTCTTCAAAGGTAGCACTATTGTTAAAGATCAGTGCTCTATCAAACTCATAGCCTTCCGGAATATATGAAGGTAAAAGTAAGTCAAAACCTGCAGTATCCTTAGCTTCCTCCAATGTTACCTCTTCCGGAGCTGCAATTTCATTTATATCAATAGGATCAATGACCTCCACCTCTGCACCTTCTGGTATTTTAAACTCGAATTCATCATCTGAAATGCCGGTGTTCACCTTCAGGTTCCGAATCTCATATGAGAGCATCGGATTTTCATCCTCATCGTACCTTTCATATTTTAGCGGCACCCAGGTTTCTTTATCAATCCAGGCTTTTCCGTTACTTCCAAAGAGAGGGGTTTCATCCTCTTCTTTTGGAATCAGACCGATCACATAAACATCCCTGTTATCAAACTCTTCAAAACCCAAAAATGAAACATCATTCTCATTCAGGACATCTCCGATCATTCCGACATAATCCATATGACCAAACTCCGAAATATCAGGCATTCCCTTTTGCACGACCTTGTTCTCATGTGAAAGATACATCCAGAGGGTCTCTCCGTCTGAAACTACAAGACTTCCTGCCTTCTCGGCAGGTTGTATTACAACTGACCTCATCTTACGTGGCTTTTTAAAGAGCATTTCATATACCACCACAGTATCCTCTTCGCCTAACGAAGATGTGATGTACATAGTACACGAGTAGTCCTCAATGCTATCTTCTTTCTGTTGCATTTGCTCTGCTATCTCTTCTGCCGTGACCTGCTCATCCACACAGCCCACTGAGAAAAATGCAGAACACATCAAGAGCAATAAAAGTAAAATCTTAGTCCTTTTCAAATACCTTATCCTCCAATTATCAACATGTGATGACCTACTAAATTTTTATAATGTAACCGATGTAACATTCTTTTATAAATTGTTTATGTCCATTTCATCGAACTGAAAAATATACACAAAAATCAGAGAGATTCTTTTTTGGCAATTATTTTAAATTTAAGAAATGTTTATACATTATAAAATCTTATTTGCACTAAATGAATAAATGGATACTAGCAATCCTGATCTTATTTTTAGTACCACTTCTGGCATGCGGGATCGTATATGTGGAATCCGAATACAATACAGACACAGGTGAATACATCGTAGTGCCAGCCAGCGAGGAGATGTATGAACCAGGTTACAATTATGAAGGAGCAGACGGAACCTTAACTTTCTGGGAACTTCCTTTAAAATTACAGATGATACATATCTTTACCGTATTCCTGGCAGTGGTAGGCCTTGCCAAACTATCCCCCCTTATACTGGCACAGTTCAATCTGATATTTGCAAATAAGAACAGGAACGATGTTTTTGATCATATCGTAAGTAATCCAGGATGCAGTGTAGCTGATATATCACATGGTCTTGAGCTAAACCGAGGTACTGTGAAGTACCATCTGAAAAAGCTGCACAACGAACACAAGATCATAGTATCAGATCATGGAAGCTCTCCAAGGTTCTTTCAGAACAATTCGAACTACAGCGATCAAGCCCGGATCATAGCTCCCTTTTTGCAGGATGAGAATCAGAAACGTATCCTCCTGATGATCAGAGATAAGCCGGGCATGACAAACAACGAGATATCACAGGCCCTGAGCATCACCAACAGCACCGTCTCATACCACCTGAAAAAGATGACCACAAACGAACTGTTGCTGGCAGAAAAGGACGGAAGATACAGAAGATATTCTCTGGACCCACGGATGGAATCAGAACTTGACACGGTGATTCATGCTGAAATATGAGAAGATCGACTGAATTAATCGGAATGCTATCATAAAATATAGGAACGAAAATACATGAAACTAAAAGTATGCTTTGCTATTAGTATTCTGGTTCTGGCAATGATTGCAGGAATAGCCGCAGCCGATGTTCCTCCACTAAAGTATAAAGATCCTGATTATCAGGGGCAGCCAGCCATCTATGAGAACAGGGTTGTATGGCACGATTACCGCAATGGGAGTATGGACATATACATGTATGATCTTGCCACAGGTATAGAGAAGCCCATATGTACAGCTGCTGGTTATCAGGGGAATCCCGAAATCGATACGAACTACATCGTTTGGGAAGATCATCGCACTGGAAATTATGACATCTACATGTATGACATTTCTACACAATCAGAGACTCCAATATGTACTGATCCCGGTGATCAGGAAAACCCTGCAATCCATGGAAACCATATTGTCTGGCAGGATAGCCGAAATGGACAATGGGACATTTACATGTTTGACCTTGATACTGGAACAGAAACACAAATTTGCATTGCTGCCGGTGATCAGGAAGAAACCGCAATAAGTGGTAATTATATTGTATGGACAGATCGTCGCAATAGAAGCCATTCTGACATATATATGTACGATATTTCTACAGGAACGGAGAAGCAACTAACGGATATGACCTCTAGCAGACACCCTGCAATTCATGGTAACTATGTTGTATGGCAGTCCTGGGGACACGAAGATGAAGACTACTGGAATGTTTGCATATATGATATTTCCGCAGGGAAAGTAGAAGAGATCACCTTAACTGGATCTCAAAATGATCCTGCAATCTATGGCAACTATGTCGTGTGGCATGATCAAACAAACAGAAACAATGCTATCTTCATGTATAACATATCTACCGAGGTAACAAAATCGATCGATGATTCCGGTTACCACAGACATCCAGTGATATATGGTAACAACATCGTATGGAAGAACGAGCACAATGATGTTTACATGTATGATATTTCCACGGATACAAAAACCACGGTCTCAAAGGAAACCCGGATAAGCTCTTTCTTTATGACCAGTGTCTTCGTTATTTTCTGTATAGCAGCAATTTTGTATCTCAGGAAAAGGGGTCAGGAATAACTCAAAAAAGAGAGAATAGATAAATTCCTGCCAAAAAGGAAGCAATATTACAGATGAAGGAGAAGAAAAGTGCTTTGTCCATTCTGACCTTCAACACAAAATAATAGATCACAGCTTCCACAAGGACCACTGAAACCTCTCCAATCGCAACCAGATGAGAATATGTTCTGATGAACATTGGCAGTACGAACCAGAGGTACGGAAGTGTTGAAAATGAACAAAATGTTCCTGTAAATAACAACAATGAATCAGGGATCAGGTTTCGGTTTATTTTGAAGAGATAACGTACAGTGGCAAAGAGTATCGTTAACTCCATCATCACCGTAACAAGCAATGCAATTAGAAAGTGGTACTCATAGATCATTCATGTCACTTACCATTAAACAGACCTTTAAGAAAACAAATTATGGAATCCAGAATACCCTCATCTTTTACTTTATCCCCATCCTGAACCGACCCTTCATCTGTAGGCAGATCATCATCTATAGAAGGTATATTGTCTTCATCAGAAGAGGTATTTTCTTTTATCGACAGCCTGATACCCGGAATATCAGGTTCTTCAAATATTTCAACCCGATCCGGAGTGCCATCATTATATTTTGAAACTTTTCTTGAAATATAGATGATTAGCTTGTCCTCTGAAAACCCGGCAATCGAATATTCGATGTCTTCCCTGATAAGCGGATCTTCCTCATTCACAACATCCCATTCAGGATTTATTTCAACTTCATAGGAGTACAGGTTCGGATCTGTTTCAAGATCGATATTCTCAAGCCCTTTGGCCTCCAGATAATCTTTGTCTATCGCATAGATCGTCAGGTCATTGGCCTTATAAAATTTAGTCAGGCACTCATCAGAACTGATTATGTAAGGATTCTCACACTGTATGACCGGACCAGTGATGTGTCCTACAAGGACAATTTCCGGGAATTCATCAAGATTCACTATTTTAACGCATCTTTCCATCCCTCGTGTACCGGGAAATAATACATCTGCACAGGCATTTGCTGTAAGTGCGGATAGAATTAGAAGACAGATTATAATTTTAACATTTACTTTCATGAGATCAACTCCTGTTTACACATTACATCAAATTCTCCAATAGATAGCATTAGAATGCCATACCCCGCATTTTGCGCATTATAAATAGAACAAACACTGCTGAAAACAGGATCAGAGTAATTGAGATATTAAAAGATCTTTCTTCCTTTTCCTCTCGAAATGTGACCTCATTATTGGAGATGTTATTCACAGCAGTACCATCTGACTCAATATCTTTCAAATTGTTAGAAAGAGAGTTGTTCGTTATTATGTTGCCCTGACTAAACGAAACCAGATCGATACCGACCCCATTTTGGGATATACGATTATTGTCCAGGGTATTATTACCGGATATCTGGAGAGAAATGCCCATATCATTATTTGAATTTACAACATTGTTGGACAGAATATTGTTATCCGAGAGATAGAGCTTGATGCCGATATCAGCCGGATTATGGCCGGAGGAGCTAAACACCTCATAGTTATCCGGATTAATAGTGTTGCCAGCAATTGTATTGTTACTGGAATTTAACAGACAAATACCATACTTCAAGATCAAAACATCATTATTTCCAATTACATTTCCGGAAACCTCATCGAGAAATATTCCTGTCTGGTCAAATTCTTCAACACCCAATAATGCAAACCCGCGGATAATAACATTATCTGCGTTTATATGGATAACAGGATCATCGGGATTGGTTGCATAGACATAGACTTCATCATGGTCGTTTGCTTCCGATGTCAATTTAATTTCTTTATCAATATACAAGTTTCCGACATACGAACCGGGATAGACCACGATCGTATCTCCATTTTTTGAAGAGTTAACAGCATCCTGTATTAAAACAAAATCTGCAGGTCCGTTATCATCCACAGTGATCGTGGCCGCATTAACGGTCAATGGCACTATCATAAAAACCAGAGTCATTACAAGACAAATTATTATAGTCAGACATGTTCTCCCCTTCAATAGTTCCATTATCATCGCCACCGAGTCTAGTATAGAAATCATCTATCATTATTTTTTTTATATCTTCTGGATAGTTATCCGGTAAGTTTTCTAAATCCTCAAGACTTTCGATCCGCACCGGATGAATCTTTCTACTTTCTTCGACCAGTTTCCGTACGGTCTCGTTTTGTTCGGCAAGAGCAAGAAGTTCATCCGCACTAAGCCGATTCAAGTCATCGACTCCTTCGATACAGGGTGCCTCAGCATGCTCATTTTTGTTATCTTCAACAACATCCTGTGCGTCCATTGATACTACAATCACCATACTTATCAGTAGAATTGCAATGAACAGCATGGGCATCCAATATCTTTCAATTAGTTTCATACTGTCACCTTTATTTTCATTCAGGATCGGCTTTTCTCTATTAAAACTCTGGATCTTCAACCGGACGATTGTCCAGATTATTGCCAAAGCGGCTGTGCTTAAATTTAAGCGAATCGCTTGCGGGGAGTATAAATCATTTCCTAGTTTGCATATGAAAATAAGCATTCCAACTATATAAATTTTTAACTTTATACTTAAAAATAAACAAAGTTTGAGTGAAAATTAGAAAATGAACTCATAAAGAAAAGAAACTTCAAACAATACTCAGATAATCCTCTCGATGCCATTATAGACATACATGTTCGGAGGACGGACAAAACCAACCAGTGTCA encodes the following:
- a CDS encoding DUF4367 domain-containing protein → MTRIKNILVLLLLCSAFFSMGCVDEQFPEEEIEEQVQQKLDDFEKQKNDEFESSDWLIQVTDQDDDIPIPEEPEELTLDEAKDIVGFEILLPSYIPEGHEFDHALVYSNGATSEDNIYETVTLVYKNGAEWLHISQVFSGTEFSEMLPEGDVETVSINGSDGQFLSHPKTNILRWTTNDLELSITGKIDKDELVNMAESMA
- a CDS encoding winged helix-turn-helix transcriptional regulator is translated as MNKWILAILILFLVPLLACGIVYVESEYNTDTGEYIVVPASEEMYEPGYNYEGADGTLTFWELPLKLQMIHIFTVFLAVVGLAKLSPLILAQFNLIFANKNRNDVFDHIVSNPGCSVADISHGLELNRGTVKYHLKKLHNEHKIIVSDHGSSPRFFQNNSNYSDQARIIAPFLQDENQKRILLMIRDKPGMTNNEISQALSITNSTVSYHLKKMTTNELLLAEKDGRYRRYSLDPRMESELDTVIHAEI
- a CDS encoding right-handed parallel beta-helix repeat-containing protein; the encoded protein is MIMELLKGRTCLTIIICLVMTLVFMIVPLTVNAATITVDDNGPADFVLIQDAVNSSKNGDTIVVYPGSYVGNLYIDKEIKLTSEANDHDEVYVYATNPDDPVIHINADNVIIRGFALLGVEEFDQTGIFLDEVSGNVIGNNDVLILKYGICLLNSSNNTIAGNTINPDNYEVFSSSGHNPADIGIKLYLSDNNILSNNVVNSNNDMGISLQISGNNTLDNNRISQNGVGIDLVSFSQGNIITNNSLSNNLKDIESDGTAVNNISNNEVTFREEKEERSFNISITLILFSAVFVLFIMRKMRGMAF
- a CDS encoding outer membrane lipoprotein-sorting protein; this encodes MCSAFFSVGCVDEQVTAEEIAEQMQQKEDSIEDYSCTMYITSSLGEEDTVVVYEMLFKKPRKMRSVVIQPAEKAGSLVVSDGETLWMYLSHENKVVQKGMPDISEFGHMDYVGMIGDVLNENDVSFLGFEEFDNRDVYVIGLIPKEEDETPLFGSNGKAWIDKETWVPLKYERYDEDENPMLSYEIRNLKVNTGISDDEFEFKIPEGAEVEVIDPIDINEIAAPEEVTLEEAKDTAGFDLLLPSYIPEGYEFDRALIFNNSATFEEDIFEKVTLVYNKGDDCIRISEVVYETGSSDISDLDDAETVDINGSEGEFVAFVQTNLLRWTTGDIELSILGMEDKDEIVKVAESMV